One Mesorhizobium sp. L-2-11 genomic region harbors:
- a CDS encoding DUF1036 domain-containing protein: protein MDHRRSRFSFLAAVPLNNQRDRLRGLLALRGRIRLTVILGAALLALLSSHEARAEFTVCNQTLDVVNLAVGQKVDNADQTDGWWTIGANQCVNVIREELTNRYIYIYATDVFGHATLTGSTEMCIDRRRFSIRGIDECWQRGHIAARFLEVDTLEQVRWTFFLTGSNP, encoded by the coding sequence ATGGACCACCGCCGCTCGCGCTTTTCCTTCCTGGCCGCTGTCCCGCTCAACAATCAGCGTGACCGGCTTCGCGGCCTGCTTGCCCTGAGAGGCCGTATCAGACTTACGGTGATATTGGGCGCGGCGTTGCTGGCTCTCCTGTCGTCCCACGAAGCGCGCGCCGAATTCACCGTCTGCAATCAGACGCTCGACGTCGTCAATCTCGCTGTCGGCCAAAAGGTCGACAATGCCGACCAGACCGATGGCTGGTGGACCATCGGCGCAAATCAGTGCGTGAACGTCATCCGCGAGGAACTCACCAACCGCTACATCTACATCTATGCGACGGACGTTTTTGGCCATGCGACCCTGACCGGGTCGACCGAAATGTGCATCGACCGGCGGCGTTTTTCGATACGCGGCATCGATGAATGCTGGCAGCGCGGCCATATCGCCGCACGATTTCTCGAAGTCGATACGCTTGAACAGGTGCGGTGGACGTTTTTTCTGACCGGAAGCAATCCGTGA
- a CDS encoding PP2C family protein-serine/threonine phosphatase: protein MNNVALPFESFGVSHRGCVRELNEDSYLVEPETGLWVVADGMGGHDAGEVASASIVDHLATIGIASSAPDLRARFEDRLSRANAEIRRISQSRGVTIGSTVAALLAMDGRFACLWAGDSRVYLIRNGSISQISRDHTEVQELLDKGMISAAEALAWPRRNVITHAVGVSDEIVIDFQQGEIMPGDIFVLSTDGLTAHVTDAEIEAAAVSATPQAACENLLQMVLARGGTDNVTIVLVKIGDGRNGAYPGPSRAEG, encoded by the coding sequence GTGAACAATGTCGCCCTCCCCTTTGAAAGCTTCGGCGTCAGCCACAGAGGCTGCGTCCGCGAGCTCAACGAAGACAGCTATCTGGTCGAGCCGGAAACCGGCCTGTGGGTGGTGGCCGATGGAATGGGTGGCCATGATGCCGGGGAAGTCGCTTCGGCCAGCATCGTCGATCATCTGGCAACGATCGGCATTGCAAGCTCGGCACCGGATCTGCGCGCACGCTTCGAGGACCGGCTGAGCCGGGCCAACGCCGAAATCCGCAGGATATCGCAATCCCGCGGCGTAACCATTGGCTCCACTGTCGCCGCCCTGCTGGCGATGGATGGGCGGTTTGCCTGCCTGTGGGCAGGCGACAGTCGCGTCTACCTGATCCGCAACGGCTCGATCTCGCAGATTTCGAGAGACCATACCGAAGTCCAGGAACTTCTCGACAAGGGCATGATCAGCGCAGCCGAAGCGCTCGCCTGGCCGCGCCGCAACGTCATCACGCATGCGGTCGGCGTCAGCGACGAGATCGTCATCGATTTCCAGCAAGGCGAAATCATGCCGGGCGACATATTCGTGTTGAGCACCGACGGGCTGACAGCGCATGTCACAGACGCCGAGATCGAGGCGGCGGCGGTGTCGGCGACACCTCAGGCGGCATGCGAAAACCTGCTGCAAATGGTGCTGGCGCGCGGGGGAACGGACAATGTCACGATCGTGCTCGTGAAGATCGGAGACGGGCGCAATGGGGCCTATCCCGGTCCTTCCAGAGCGGAAGGCTGA
- the tssM gene encoding type VI secretion system membrane subunit TssM gives MTRWLLRIFSAIALAGFAAAVWFAGPLIRFADTRPLAPVWLRVTIIGVIVAIATLFYGVRFWQKRKAQKALETIVARNDDRDDDSQVLEARMNEAIAALKRSSGKRNFLYEVPWYVVIGPPGAGKTTALVNSGLNFPLAGSGDAQPVAGVGGTRSCDWWFTDQAVLIDTAGRYTTQDSNAPSDKKSWLAFLSLLKGYRTRQPINGVILAISLADLISLDDRQLDVHVVEIRSRLREIHETLKIQFPVYLLFTKADLVSGFMDYFGGFDEQRRRKVWGATFQTADRSKNMAGEAPAEFDALAKRLTEEMADRLQEEADPVARIAIFGFPAQFDALKSRVGSFVASLFDPARSQVNVSLRGLYFSSGTQEGTPIDQVLGAIGRSFGSASRAHLSGTGKSFFLHDLLTGVVFAESGWVSYDKSAERRAAIARYGGLGAIALMAAAALGALALSFTANRSLIASTTQAASQYRGTADPLLKSTTVADVDLENVIGPLDQLRELPAGFDTSDLPTPIQETFGLSQRKRLLSASKTAYRQALERMFRSRLLLQAERTIQARMADPTALYEPLKIYMMLGGKAPKVDDELIVSWMRQDWEQNRYPGENNRDGRAQLEKHLRAMLALDDAYDPVFELNQPLVEAAQRSLGRMSLADRASALVKSAVYAAALDDFSVSVKGGPEAQLLFERVDGGDLSGLRVPGIYTYGGFNDFYLGQLSRIAQMLVDDQWVLGGGGEQGGIDQELPKLGPELVERYGREFAAAWNGVLDRLKFKPMLKDKPDYIALSAAASPSSPIDQLFTAIADETALTRDAGSSEQSGSEAEAGMVQNQPQNAADIASGLARIGIQIASGKSQSRAGTGSASGQNQNPGANIEAQFRSFQALVNGPAGRRPIDALTQNFRDIHQSLKLAADVPSQTEHANMNLQLQISTLRANVSRLPKQLARMVTATADELDGNVAETSLTNLNQMLDQTVTRACEEMVVGRYPFASDGPEDIAMADFAKLFAPGGLMDRFFAQNLASLIDMTGQDWNWKQDARLGRDLSKATLKNFQLAAEIRNAFFPSGGSVPSVSVTFTPFSLHGDADTAVLDVDGQIVQSNQAGNAPSTVTWPSGMASASASLSLIPEMPGRESAIKFDGPWALKRLLDKADITSTGGNTQARFVIGGRDVAYTVQASSDQNPLFLPALSGFSCPKAF, from the coding sequence ATGACGCGCTGGCTGCTGCGGATATTCAGCGCGATCGCGTTGGCCGGTTTCGCGGCAGCGGTCTGGTTTGCCGGCCCATTGATCCGCTTTGCCGACACGCGTCCGCTGGCACCCGTCTGGCTGCGCGTGACGATCATCGGCGTGATCGTTGCGATCGCGACGCTGTTTTATGGAGTGCGTTTCTGGCAAAAGCGAAAGGCGCAAAAGGCGCTCGAGACGATAGTCGCCCGCAATGACGACAGGGATGACGACTCGCAGGTGCTCGAGGCGCGGATGAATGAAGCCATCGCTGCGCTCAAGCGGTCGAGCGGCAAGCGCAATTTCCTCTACGAAGTTCCCTGGTACGTCGTCATCGGCCCGCCCGGTGCCGGCAAGACAACGGCGTTGGTCAATTCGGGCCTGAATTTTCCGCTTGCCGGTTCGGGGGACGCACAGCCGGTGGCCGGCGTTGGCGGCACACGATCCTGCGACTGGTGGTTCACCGATCAGGCGGTGTTGATCGACACCGCCGGACGCTACACCACGCAGGATTCCAATGCGCCGAGCGACAAGAAGAGCTGGCTCGCCTTCTTGTCGCTGCTTAAGGGATACCGCACAAGACAACCGATAAACGGGGTTATCCTGGCCATCAGCCTTGCCGATCTGATCAGCCTCGATGATCGGCAGCTTGACGTCCATGTCGTCGAAATACGCAGCCGTCTGCGCGAAATCCACGAAACACTGAAAATCCAGTTCCCGGTGTACCTGCTCTTCACCAAAGCCGACCTTGTCTCCGGTTTCATGGACTATTTTGGCGGCTTCGACGAGCAGCGCCGCCGCAAAGTGTGGGGCGCGACATTCCAGACCGCCGATCGCAGCAAGAACATGGCCGGTGAGGCACCGGCCGAATTCGACGCATTGGCAAAGCGCCTGACGGAGGAGATGGCCGACCGCCTGCAGGAAGAGGCCGATCCGGTCGCGCGCATAGCCATCTTTGGCTTTCCAGCCCAATTTGACGCGCTGAAAAGCCGTGTTGGCAGTTTCGTCGCCAGCCTGTTCGATCCGGCCCGCAGCCAGGTGAATGTCAGCCTGCGTGGACTCTATTTTTCGTCAGGCACGCAGGAGGGCACGCCGATCGACCAGGTGCTGGGCGCAATCGGTCGCAGTTTCGGCAGCGCTTCTCGCGCCCATCTTTCCGGCACCGGCAAAAGCTTCTTCCTGCATGATCTTCTGACCGGCGTCGTTTTCGCGGAATCCGGCTGGGTTTCATACGACAAATCGGCTGAAAGGCGTGCAGCGATCGCCAGGTATGGCGGCCTTGGCGCGATAGCATTGATGGCTGCCGCGGCTCTGGGCGCCCTGGCCCTGAGCTTTACCGCCAACAGGTCGCTGATCGCTTCTACCACGCAAGCCGCAAGTCAGTATCGCGGGACGGCAGACCCGCTCCTCAAAAGCACGACGGTCGCCGACGTCGACCTCGAAAACGTCATCGGCCCGCTCGACCAGTTGCGCGAACTGCCGGCCGGGTTCGACACCAGTGACTTGCCGACCCCGATCCAGGAGACGTTCGGCCTCAGTCAGCGGAAAAGACTGCTTTCGGCATCAAAGACAGCTTACCGGCAGGCGCTGGAGCGCATGTTCCGCTCGCGTCTGCTGCTTCAGGCCGAACGGACGATCCAGGCCAGGATGGCTGATCCCACCGCGCTCTACGAACCGCTAAAAATCTACATGATGCTTGGCGGCAAGGCGCCCAAGGTCGACGACGAGTTGATCGTGTCCTGGATGAGGCAGGACTGGGAGCAGAACCGGTATCCGGGTGAAAACAACCGCGACGGACGGGCGCAACTCGAAAAGCATCTGCGGGCGATGCTTGCGCTGGACGACGCCTATGATCCGGTTTTCGAACTCAACCAGCCACTGGTCGAAGCCGCTCAACGCTCGCTCGGACGCATGAGCCTTGCCGATCGTGCCTCTGCCCTGGTGAAGTCGGCGGTATACGCCGCAGCGCTGGACGATTTTTCCGTCTCCGTCAAAGGCGGCCCAGAAGCGCAGCTGTTGTTCGAGCGTGTCGATGGCGGCGATCTGTCAGGCCTTCGCGTTCCCGGCATCTACACCTATGGCGGCTTCAACGACTTCTATCTCGGACAACTCTCGCGCATTGCGCAGATGCTTGTCGATGACCAGTGGGTTCTCGGCGGTGGTGGCGAGCAAGGTGGCATCGACCAGGAGTTGCCAAAACTCGGTCCCGAACTTGTCGAGCGCTATGGCAGGGAGTTCGCCGCGGCGTGGAACGGCGTTCTCGACCGACTGAAGTTCAAGCCAATGCTGAAGGACAAGCCGGACTATATCGCGCTCTCAGCCGCCGCGTCACCGAGCTCGCCAATCGACCAGCTTTTTACGGCGATCGCCGACGAAACAGCACTGACGCGAGACGCTGGTTCCAGCGAACAGTCAGGCTCCGAGGCCGAAGCCGGCATGGTTCAAAACCAGCCGCAAAACGCTGCAGACATCGCCAGCGGATTGGCCCGCATCGGCATTCAAATCGCCAGCGGCAAATCGCAAAGCCGGGCCGGCACAGGGTCCGCCAGCGGGCAAAACCAGAACCCCGGGGCGAACATCGAAGCGCAATTCAGATCATTTCAGGCTTTGGTGAACGGTCCCGCCGGACGCCGCCCAATCGATGCGCTGACCCAGAATTTCCGCGACATCCATCAAAGCCTGAAATTGGCGGCCGATGTCCCTTCGCAAACGGAACACGCCAACATGAATCTGCAGCTGCAGATCTCCACGCTTCGCGCCAATGTCTCGCGGCTGCCCAAGCAACTCGCCCGAATGGTTACTGCGACCGCCGACGAGCTTGACGGCAACGTCGCCGAAACCTCGCTGACGAATTTGAACCAGATGCTCGACCAGACGGTCACGCGCGCCTGCGAGGAGATGGTCGTGGGCCGTTATCCCTTCGCCAGCGATGGCCCCGAGGATATTGCGATGGCGGATTTCGCGAAACTGTTCGCTCCAGGCGGACTGATGGACCGGTTCTTCGCACAGAATCTGGCATCGCTGATCGACATGACCGGCCAGGACTGGAACTGGAAGCAGGATGCGCGTTTAGGGCGTGACCTGTCGAAGGCGACCTTGAAGAACTTCCAGCTGGCGGCGGAAATCCGCAACGCCTTCTTTCCTTCAGGTGGTTCGGTGCCGTCGGTCAGCGTCACCTTTACGCCGTTTTCACTGCATGGCGATGCCGATACGGCGGTACTCGACGTCGATGGCCAGATCGTCCAAAGCAACCAGGCCGGCAACGCCCCAAGCACGGTGACCTGGCCGAGCGGCATGGCTTCCGCATCGGCGAGCCTGAGCCTCATTCCGGAAATGCCGGGCCGTGAGTCCGCGATCAAGTTCGATGGTCCGTGGGCACTGAAGCGCCTGCTGGACAAGGCCGATATCACCAGCACCGGCGGCAACACGCAAGCCCGCTTCGTCATCGGCGGACGCGATGTCGCCTATACGGTCCAGGCCAGTTCGGACCAAAACCCTCTCTTCCTTCCTGCGCTCTCCGGGTTCAGCTGTCCAAAGGCGTTTTGA
- a CDS encoding serine/threonine-protein kinase, which yields MSADDKTRISPDVATTAVGTQLSGIYELDERIAFGGMGEVYRGHNIQTGDHVAIKIVLPEFARDQTILSLFRKEASILNHLSHDAVVRYHVFTIDPGIGRPYLAMEFVDGQSLFDIMRRGPMPTQDVRKLCHRLASGLSAVHQAGAIHRDLSPDNIILPGGRVDRAKIIDFGIARSATVGGETLIGGKFAGKYNYVSPEQLGLYGGDVSEQSDIYSLGLVLAAALRGKPIDMGGTQFEIVEKRRTVPDLSDIDADFRGIVEAMLQPDPQDRPISMADIARATRDDTDEETRPPTSITPRDRTPRTAAPGPKLAGPKMASRPPAAAGEQRFVPHVRPALLSEPRPSPVAGPARAVLPKVPAKSARTRSIAIAALATLAVASGAGVYLSGVMTPSTPTPGDTALLSPKISKPAATDSAAPGDEPAKAVLPEQSQTEATAPRAESQAGAAADQKLEPARPAEVLSPSEEPPERATSEETPERLASAETSEPAAEEAQPPAENWQDAAADQSLQPTRPAEVLSPTEETPEPAASDDASEPAASDDISQPAASDDTSEPAVAEAPSPAENRADAAADQKLEPTRPAEVLSPTEETSEPAPSEETPVPPRVQVAPRPPADKASPAAVQPEMTERRKPDQPASQQAQPKAAARVPAPAASQTDDANAKRQRYEPAPGKQPGEATVVLNVPKPDLKLPPKKTLDHAAQRVSWVRDFNGGDCFYATLTSATEAAVAIEGLGTEVQPFERMLSDFQARFRVEPDISVRLIEPAQCEVTNFLRFLDQMPADKPQLVLDRTTVPSGSPIGGTLVTQGGLISSVLLIDHRGMAFSLDDRILAQADKATFNIPIDLGAADKAAGKVVPQIIMVITGPQDIHAAAFSEPTPAALLLPKILDEIDANRAEFSATAKYFRLGG from the coding sequence ATGAGCGCCGACGACAAGACGCGGATATCGCCTGACGTGGCCACCACAGCCGTCGGCACGCAACTCAGCGGCATCTATGAACTGGACGAGCGGATCGCATTCGGTGGCATGGGCGAAGTCTACCGTGGCCACAACATCCAGACCGGCGACCATGTCGCGATCAAGATCGTATTGCCCGAGTTCGCCCGTGACCAGACGATCCTGTCGCTGTTCCGCAAGGAAGCGTCGATCCTCAATCACCTGTCGCACGACGCGGTCGTGCGATATCACGTCTTCACGATCGACCCCGGTATCGGTCGCCCCTACCTTGCCATGGAATTCGTCGACGGCCAATCGCTGTTCGATATAATGCGACGTGGCCCGATGCCGACGCAAGACGTGCGCAAGCTCTGCCATCGCCTGGCTTCCGGCTTGAGCGCCGTGCACCAGGCGGGAGCAATACACCGCGACCTCTCCCCCGACAATATCATCCTGCCGGGAGGCCGGGTCGATCGCGCAAAGATCATCGATTTTGGCATCGCGCGGTCGGCGACCGTCGGCGGCGAGACGCTGATCGGCGGAAAGTTCGCGGGAAAGTACAACTACGTTTCTCCCGAACAGCTCGGGCTGTACGGCGGCGATGTCAGCGAGCAATCCGACATCTACAGCCTGGGCTTGGTGCTGGCTGCTGCTCTGCGCGGGAAACCGATCGACATGGGCGGCACCCAGTTCGAGATCGTGGAAAAACGCCGAACCGTTCCGGACCTGTCCGACATCGACGCCGATTTTCGTGGAATTGTCGAGGCCATGCTGCAGCCGGATCCACAGGACCGGCCGATCAGCATGGCCGATATCGCCAGGGCGACACGTGACGACACGGACGAGGAGACAAGGCCGCCAACGTCGATCACACCGCGCGACCGGACGCCGCGAACCGCCGCGCCTGGCCCCAAGCTTGCCGGTCCCAAGATGGCAAGTCGGCCTCCGGCGGCTGCCGGTGAGCAGCGCTTCGTTCCACATGTCCGGCCGGCGCTTCTGTCCGAGCCAAGGCCTTCGCCAGTTGCCGGTCCTGCTCGGGCGGTCTTGCCAAAGGTCCCTGCAAAATCCGCCAGGACCCGATCGATCGCGATCGCTGCCTTGGCGACATTGGCCGTCGCGTCGGGTGCAGGCGTTTATCTCAGCGGCGTGATGACGCCTTCCACGCCGACCCCCGGCGATACAGCGCTTTTGTCGCCAAAAATATCAAAACCGGCCGCGACAGACAGCGCTGCACCGGGCGATGAGCCGGCAAAGGCAGTTCTACCCGAGCAGTCACAAACAGAAGCCACTGCGCCGCGGGCCGAAAGTCAGGCAGGTGCCGCTGCGGATCAAAAGTTGGAGCCGGCACGGCCCGCCGAGGTCCTCTCACCATCCGAGGAACCCCCGGAGCGGGCGACATCCGAGGAAACCCCGGAGCGGTTGGCATCCGCGGAAACCTCGGAGCCGGCGGCAGAAGAAGCGCAGCCGCCAGCTGAAAATTGGCAAGATGCCGCGGCGGATCAAAGCTTGCAGCCGACGCGGCCCGCCGAAGTCCTCTCGCCAACCGAGGAAACCCCGGAGCCGGCCGCATCCGATGACGCCTCGGAGCCGGCCGCATCCGATGACATTTCGCAGCCGGCGGCATCCGATGACACCTCGGAGCCGGCGGTAGCCGAGGCGCCATCGCCGGCTGAAAATCGGGCAGATGCCGCGGCGGACCAAAAGCTGGAGCCGACACGGCCCGCCGAAGTCCTTTCGCCAACCGAGGAAACCTCTGAGCCGGCGCCATCGGAGGAAACCCCGGTTCCGCCGCGCGTCCAGGTCGCGCCCAGGCCGCCGGCCGACAAGGCTTCGCCCGCAGCGGTCCAGCCCGAAATGACGGAGCGCCGGAAGCCCGATCAGCCGGCCAGCCAGCAGGCACAACCTAAGGCGGCCGCGCGGGTGCCCGCACCTGCGGCAAGCCAGACGGATGATGCGAACGCAAAACGGCAGCGGTACGAGCCGGCGCCAGGCAAACAGCCGGGCGAAGCCACTGTTGTCTTGAACGTGCCGAAACCGGACCTGAAACTGCCGCCGAAAAAAACCCTCGACCACGCTGCGCAACGGGTCTCCTGGGTGCGCGACTTCAACGGCGGCGACTGTTTCTATGCGACGTTGACTTCGGCAACCGAGGCCGCCGTCGCCATCGAAGGATTGGGCACAGAGGTCCAGCCGTTCGAACGAATGCTGTCCGACTTCCAGGCAAGATTCCGTGTCGAACCGGACATCAGCGTCCGCCTCATTGAGCCGGCTCAATGCGAAGTCACCAACTTTCTGCGCTTTCTGGACCAGATGCCGGCTGACAAGCCGCAGCTTGTTCTCGATCGAACGACGGTGCCGAGCGGCTCGCCGATCGGTGGCACGCTGGTGACGCAGGGCGGCCTCATTTCCAGCGTGCTGCTGATCGACCACAGGGGCATGGCATTCAGCCTCGACGATCGTATCCTGGCGCAAGCGGACAAGGCCACCTTCAACATTCCGATCGATCTCGGCGCAGCCGACAAGGCGGCCGGCAAGGTCGTGCCGCAGATCATAATGGTGATCACGGGTCCACAGGATATTCACGCTGCGGCGTTCTCTGAGCCGACACCAGCCGCACTGCTGCTGCCCAAAATTCTCGACGAGATCGACGCCAACCGAGCTGAGTTCTCCGCAACGGCAAAGTACTTCCGGCTCGGCGGGTAG